Proteins encoded by one window of Microbacterium testaceum:
- a CDS encoding methionine synthase, whose product MNTLLPTSIVGSLPKPAWLAKPEVLWSPWELEGDTLVEGKQDALRSAATEQERRGLDIVSDGEQTRQHFVTTFIEHLEGVDFENRETVRIRDRYDASVPTVVGAVSRRQPVFVQDAAFLRRQTDRPIKWALPGPMTMIDTLADHHYRSREKLAWEFATILNQEARELEAAGVDIIQFDEPAFNVFFDEMKDWGVATLERAAEGLRAETVVHICYGYGIKANTDWKATLGAEWRQYEESFPLLQRSSIDTVSLESHNSHVPIDLIELIRGKNVMLGAIDVASHEVETPEEVADTLRRALQFVDADKLIASSNCGMAPLPRQVAFEKLSALSAGAGILREELSRVPA is encoded by the coding sequence GTGAACACCCTCCTCCCCACCTCGATCGTCGGAAGCCTTCCCAAGCCCGCATGGCTCGCCAAGCCCGAGGTGCTCTGGTCGCCCTGGGAGCTCGAGGGCGACACGCTCGTCGAAGGCAAGCAGGACGCCCTGCGCAGCGCCGCCACGGAGCAGGAACGCCGGGGCCTCGACATCGTCAGCGACGGCGAACAGACCCGCCAGCACTTCGTGACGACCTTCATCGAGCACCTGGAGGGTGTCGACTTCGAGAATCGCGAGACCGTCCGCATCCGTGACCGCTACGACGCGAGCGTTCCGACCGTGGTGGGTGCGGTGAGCCGTCGCCAGCCGGTTTTCGTCCAGGATGCCGCGTTCCTCCGCCGGCAGACGGATCGTCCGATCAAATGGGCCCTGCCCGGACCGATGACGATGATCGACACGCTCGCCGATCACCACTACCGCAGCCGCGAGAAGCTGGCGTGGGAGTTCGCGACCATCCTCAACCAGGAGGCTCGCGAGCTCGAAGCGGCAGGGGTCGACATCATCCAGTTCGACGAGCCCGCGTTCAACGTCTTCTTCGACGAGATGAAGGACTGGGGCGTCGCGACCCTCGAGCGTGCCGCAGAGGGGCTGCGCGCTGAGACCGTCGTCCACATCTGCTACGGCTACGGCATCAAGGCGAACACCGATTGGAAGGCCACCCTGGGCGCCGAGTGGCGTCAGTACGAGGAGTCGTTCCCCCTGCTGCAGCGCTCGAGCATCGACACGGTGTCGCTCGAGAGCCACAATTCGCACGTGCCCATCGACCTCATCGAGCTCATCCGCGGCAAGAACGTCATGCTCGGCGCGATCGACGTCGCCAGTCACGAGGTGGAGACTCCCGAAGAGGTGGCCGACACCCTGCGGCGGGCTCTGCAGTTCGTGGATGCCGACAAGCTCATCGCCAGCTCGAACTGCGGAATGGCCCCTCTGCCACGCCAGGTGGCGTTCGAGAAGCTGAGCGCGCTGTCGGCGGGCGCCGGCATCCTGCGCGAAGAGCTCTCGCGCGTTCCCGCCTGA